Below is a genomic region from Bradyrhizobium sp. 1(2017).
TCTAACACGCGAGCGCCAAATTCGTCCCATGACAGATGCGTCATGGGCGGCCTTCTGGGCGCTCCGGAGCAAACCGCTGGCCAAGCCGGCAAGGATCGCCATATAAGACGGGCGAAATTCGGGAATTTTCATGAGCGCGCTGGCCAACCACGCATTTGCCAAGATGAACGGCATCGGCAACGAGATCGTCGTTGTCGACATGCGCGATTCCGCGGCAAAAGTGACGCCGGACGACGCCCGCGCGGTGGCGTCCGCGAATGGCGGGGTGGCTTACGACCAGCTCATGGTGCTGCAGAAGCCGCGGCTGGACGGCACCGAGGCCTTCATCCGCATCTACAACAATGACGGCTCCGAAGCCGGCGCCTGCGGCAACGGCATGCGCTGCGTCGTGCGGCGCATCTTCGAGAAGAGCGGGCAGAGCACGGCAACGTTCGAGACCGCGGCCGGCTTGCTCAATGCCTGGCAGGGCCCGGCGCCCGATCTCTACACCGTCGATATGGGTGTGCCGAAGTTCGGCTGGCAGGACATTCCGCTGGCTGAGGAGTTTCGCGATACCCGCTACATCGAACTGCAGATCGGGCCGATCGACAAGCCGATCCTGCATTCGCCCTCCGTGGTGAGTATGGGCAATCCGCACGCGGTGTTCTGGGTCGACGACGTCAACGCCTATGATCTCGAGCGCTTTGGTCCGCTCCTGGAGAATCATCCGATCTTCCCCGAACGCGCCAACATCACGCTCGCTCATGTCGTCGATCGCGATCACATCACGATCCGCACCTGGGAGCGCGGCGCCGGTCTCACCAAGGCCTGTGGTTCGGCGGCCTGTGCCACGGCGGTCGCCGCGGCGCGGCTGAAGCGCACCGAGCGCAAGGTCGAGATCACGCTGCCGGGCGGCAAGCTCGGCATCGAATGGCGGGAGCGCGACGACCACGTGCTGATGACGGGCACTGCGACCTTCGAATATGAGGCCACCTTCGATCCGGCGCTGTTCGCGCCGGTTGGCTGATGGCCGTCGACATCGTCACCTTTGGCTGCCGCCTCAACGCCTTCGAGGCCGAGGTGATCCGCCGCGAGGCGGAGGGTGCGGGCCTGTCCGACACCATCGTCATCAACAGCTGCGCCGTCACCAATGAGGCGGTGGCGCAGGCGCGCCAGTCGATCCGCAAATTGAAGCGCGAGCGGCCGGAGGCGCGCATCGTCGTCACCGGCTGCGCCGCGCAGACGCAAAGCGCGATGTTCGCCGGCATGGCCGAGGTCGACCGCGTCGTCGGCAATGACGACAAGATGCGGAGCGAAGCCTGGCGCGAGACGCGCGATGCCTTCGATCTCGGCGCCAGCGAAAAAATCGCCGTCAGCGACATCATGGCCGTGAAGGAGATGGCGCCGCATTTGATCGACGGCTTTGCGGCCGGCCTGCCGCGCGTGTTCGTGCAGGTGCAGAACGGTTGCGATCATCGCTGCACCTTCTGCATCATTCCGTTTGGCCGTGGCAATTCACGCTCGGTGCCGATGGGCGCCGTGGTCGAGCAGGTGCGGACGCTGGCCGCGCGCGGCCATTCCGAGATCGTGCTGACCGGCGTCGACCTCACCAGTTACGGCACCGACCTGCCGGGCGCGCCGAAGCTCGGCATGTTGACGAAGCAGATCTTGCGGCATGTCCCTGAGCTGAAGCGCCTGCGCATTTCCTCGATCGATTCGATCGAGGCGGACGACGACCTGCTCGATGCCATCGCCGGCGATGCGCGGCTGATGCCGCATCTTCATCTGTCGCTGCAGTCCGGCGACGACTTGATCCTGAAGCGCATGAAGCGTCGGCATTCGCGGCGCGATGCCATCGCGTTCTGCGATCAGGTGCGCCGGCTGCGCCCGGACATCGCCTTCGGCGCCGACATCATCGCGGGCTTCCCGACCGAGACGGAGGAGATGTTCTCGCGCTCGCTCGATCTCGTGGAAGAATGCGGCCTCACCTTCCTGCACGTCTTCCCCTATTCTCCACGGCCGGGCACGCCGGCCGCGAAAATGCCGCAGGTCGCGGGCGGCGCGATCAAGGACCGCGCGAAGCGGTTGCGCGCATCCGGCGAAGCGGCTCTGCGGCAGCGGCTGCAAGCCGAGATCGGCGCAACGCGCGATGTGCTGATCGAGGGCGAAGGGCAGGGGCGGACAGAGCATTATCTGCCGGTGGCGATTGCGGGCGCGCGCGTGGGCAGCGTGGTGCCGCTGAGGATCGCCGGTAGCGATGGCGAGCGGCTGACCACGTAATCTGCCGTCATTCCACAACTGCATCCCCAACGTCGTCCCGGCGAAGGCCGGCAACTGTTATGTCGGCTTGGCCTTCAGATAGGGTTTCCTGTCTCGCATCATGGCATTGAGCACGGTTAGCAGCTTCCTGGCTACGGCAATGAGGGCGAGCTTGGCTGGTTTGCCGGCCTGTCGCAGTCGTGCGTAGAAGACCTTGAACGGATCGGCCCGGCGGACCGCGTTGAGAGCGGCCATGTAGAGGGCATCCCGGACGCGCTTTCGGCCGCCGGCGATCTTGCGTTTGCCACGGAAAGCGCCGCTATCGACGTTGAAGGGGGCGAGGCCGGCGAGCGCCGCGATCTGCTTGGCTCCGACATGCCCGAGTTCCGGCATCTTCGCGATGAGCTGCATGCAGGCCACGGGACCCACGCCAGGCAGTGAGCGCATCAATCGCGCATCGTCCGCGATCTCCGGCTCGGCCTTGATCAGTGCGCTGATGTCGGCCTCGATCTCGGCGATCTCGCTGTCGAGGACCTCAATGAGGCGGCCGATCCGATCGGCCATGGCGTGGCTATCGGCCTCGCTTCGCCGGTTCTTCTCCTGCGCGCGCATGAGGACCAACTGGTCTCGCCGTTTTGCAAGCCCTGCCAAGGCATTGCGGGCGGGATTGGCGACCTGCTCGGTGGCCGGCTGCATGGCTCGCGCAAAAGCTGCCAGCATCCGCGCATCGATCGGATCAGTCTTGGCGAGCTGGCCGCTGGCACGTGCGAAGTCGCGCGCCCGGGCCGGGTTGATCCGGGCAAAGCGGATTCCGGCCTGGCTCAGCACCTCGCGAAGTTCGAGGTCATAGACGCCCGTGGCCTCGAAGACGACCAGCACATCGCATCGCCAACGCGCCGCGATCTGTGTGATGGCCTGCGTCGCGTTGGCGATGCGCTCCGGAAAGGCCAAGCCTTCATCGAAGATATCGAGATATTGTTTGGAGACGTCGATTCCGACGCAACGAAGGGGTATGATCACGATGCCTGTCCCTGTGATGCGAGGTCTGTTGGCGCAGCCTCGTGCAACTGTTCAGGTTGGTAATGGAACGGGCGGGAGGCCGAGCCGGCTCACGGCGTCAAGCGCCAAGGACCCAACGGCTTCCCGCCCAACCCCATTCTGACAGACTTCCAAGACACAGGGACCCATAACCACAGGGAGCAGTTTGGCGACGACTGTCAATTATACTCTGCATTGGGACGAGCACGGTGCATCACCGATAGATCACGCGGTATGGGTCCCGGTCTTCGCCGGGACGACACCGAGGGTTTGGATGAGCCGTAAGAAAAAGCGCGCGCCTACGACGCCCTTACCTGCCAGAACCTGAGCGTGCGCCGTGCATTCTCCGGCGTCATTCTCGCGTAATGCCCCTGCGCCCGCGCGAGATCCGTCGACTTCATCGCGCCCGTCGCAAAACGGCTTTCGAGCACGGCAGCGGTCGTCTCCCAGCTGAGCTGCGCGGCCTTGCACGGCACCAGGAGGCCGTCGTCGCGCAGGCTCTGCATCAGCGGGCGAATGACCTCGACGGTCGAGCCGGACAGGGCGGCCAGGGCCGCGGCGGTCTCCTCATAGCGCCGCTGTGTGGCAAAGCCGAGCAGCGTCGCTTCGCCGAGCTGGCCGGTCGCCTTGAGATTTGCAATCGCGCGTTTGGCGCCTTCGAAATCGCGCACGCCAGACATCTCGCGCGCGACGCCGACGGTGACGGCGGCAATCGCGCTCTGGATTTCCTCGAACAGATGCGGGGGAGCACGCGACAGCAGGCGGGTGCGAACGACGTCGGTCGCCGACCGCAGCAATTGGCGGCGAAGGTCCGAGGGCAAGTCGACGCGCACGCCGACGCTGATGGCGAGTTCGGGGTCCGCCTCGGCCTGCCCGACGATGACGGCGAATCCATTTCCTGACACGCGCGCGCCCGGATTGGCGGCAAGCCGCCGGCTGACGCTGGGATAGCGGCGCGCCAGCAGCGCATCGGTGACGATCTCCTTCAGCCACCAGCGCCCGGCGACCGCGAGCAGATGCGGCTCGCCCTTGCTGGATGCGATCTTCAACAGCTCGCCGTCGTCGAGGCGGGCGGATTCCTGCAGCACGGGACCGGCGATGCGGATCTCGTCATGGTTGGCGAGGCGGCGGATCACCGAGGGCGGCGCCTGCGCGATCGGCGCGAGCTGGGCGCTGATCTCGGCCAGCGCCACGCGGGCGCCGATGTCGGCGATGGCGCGCAGTTCGATGGTGCCGATCAGGCGCTCGAGCACGTCGTCGAACAGCGCGATCTGCGCGTCGTCGAAGCTGCCGGCGGAAGACAGGAACAGGTCGGTGACGCGCCGGGCCGTCTCAAGCCCCTTTTCCGGCGAGCCCATCCGTATCGCGGATTCGACCTCGTCGATGATCGATAGATCGGCCTTTGACATCACGCGCTGCTCGTCCTGAGCGGTTAGGGAAGCTTGTTCTAAGCAACCGCTATCATTAGAGGCGAGCGCTGAAGGTTTGGTAAACCATGGCGCGGTAGCCAAGCACTGATCCGCGCCATCAGGGTTGAGCGCTACTCTCCATTCCACCCGCAGGCGCGGAGTTTTTCGTGCATATGCGACGGGGCCGGTGCGACGACGCGGACCGGCTCCTTGTTCCGGGAGATCGGCACCACGATCTCGCGGGAATGCAGGTGCAGCTTCGGCTCGCCGAAGCGGGGGCCGTTGCCGTAAATGTTATCGCCGAAGATCGGCCAGCCTGTCGCGGCCGAATGCACCCGCAATTGGTGGGTCCGTCCGGTGACGGGTTCCATGGCGAGCCAGGTGAAGCCGTCACCGCGGCCCAACACCTTCCAATTGGTGATCGCCTTCTGGCCCTCCGGGTCCGGCTTCTGCCACCAGCCTCGCTCGGCGTTGAGCCGGCCGAGCGGCATGTCGATGCTGCCTTCATCCTCGGCGGGCCCGCCCTCGACCACGGTCCAGTAGGTCTTGCCGATCTTGCCGTGCTTGAAAAGAAGACCGAGCGAGGCCGTCGCCTTGCGATGGCGGCCGAGCACGAGGCAGCCGGAGGTGTCCTTGTCCAGCCGGTGGGCCAGCACCGGCGGCCGCGGCAGGCCGAAGCGGAGCGCGTCGAAGGAATCCTCCAGATTGGGGCCGCCCTTGGGACCGCGATGCACCGGCAGGCCGGCCGGCTTGTTGATGACCAGCATCAGCCCGTCGCGATGAAGCACGCGCGACAAGATTTCCTCGGCGGTCAATTCGGGAACATCGAGCAATTGCAAGACTTTCGTTTATGGGCCGGAACGGCTAACACACCCCCGCCATGAACGATACCTCCGAGACCCCCAAGCTGAGCTGGTGGCGCCGCCTGTCCAACGGGCTGAAGCGCACCTCGTCCTCGCTCGGGACCGCGGTCGCCGACCTCGTCACCAAGCGCAAGCTCGACCGCGCCATGCTCGACGACATCGAGGACGTGCTGCTGCGCGCCGATCTCGGCACCCAGGTCGCCGTGCGGATCGCGGACGCTGTCGGCGCGGGGCGCTACGACAAGGCGATCTCGGCGGACGAGGTCAAGGACGTCGTCGCGACCGAGGTCGAGAAGGTGCTGGCGCCGGTGGCAAAGCCCCTCGAGATCGACAGGGGCAAGAAGCCGTTCGTGATCCTCGTGGTCGGCGTCAACGGGTCCGGCAAGACCACCACGATCGGAAAGCTCTCGCAAAAGTTCGCATCCGAAGGCCGCAAGGTGATGCTGGCCGCCGGCGACACGTTTCGCGCGGCAGCCATCGAGCAGCTCAAGGTCTGGGGCGAGCGCACCAGGACACCCGTCATCGCGGGGGCGCAGGGC
It encodes:
- the dapF gene encoding diaminopimelate epimerase gives rise to the protein MSALANHAFAKMNGIGNEIVVVDMRDSAAKVTPDDARAVASANGGVAYDQLMVLQKPRLDGTEAFIRIYNNDGSEAGACGNGMRCVVRRIFEKSGQSTATFETAAGLLNAWQGPAPDLYTVDMGVPKFGWQDIPLAEEFRDTRYIELQIGPIDKPILHSPSVVSMGNPHAVFWVDDVNAYDLERFGPLLENHPIFPERANITLAHVVDRDHITIRTWERGAGLTKACGSAACATAVAAARLKRTERKVEITLPGGKLGIEWRERDDHVLMTGTATFEYEATFDPALFAPVG
- the mtaB gene encoding tRNA (N(6)-L-threonylcarbamoyladenosine(37)-C(2))-methylthiotransferase MtaB — encoded protein: MAVDIVTFGCRLNAFEAEVIRREAEGAGLSDTIVINSCAVTNEAVAQARQSIRKLKRERPEARIVVTGCAAQTQSAMFAGMAEVDRVVGNDDKMRSEAWRETRDAFDLGASEKIAVSDIMAVKEMAPHLIDGFAAGLPRVFVQVQNGCDHRCTFCIIPFGRGNSRSVPMGAVVEQVRTLAARGHSEIVLTGVDLTSYGTDLPGAPKLGMLTKQILRHVPELKRLRISSIDSIEADDDLLDAIAGDARLMPHLHLSLQSGDDLILKRMKRRHSRRDAIAFCDQVRRLRPDIAFGADIIAGFPTETEEMFSRSLDLVEECGLTFLHVFPYSPRPGTPAAKMPQVAGGAIKDRAKRLRASGEAALRQRLQAEIGATRDVLIEGEGQGRTEHYLPVAIAGARVGSVVPLRIAGSDGERLTT
- a CDS encoding IS110 family transposase — encoded protein: MIIPLRCVGIDVSKQYLDIFDEGLAFPERIANATQAITQIAARWRCDVLVVFEATGVYDLELREVLSQAGIRFARINPARARDFARASGQLAKTDPIDARMLAAFARAMQPATEQVANPARNALAGLAKRRDQLVLMRAQEKNRRSEADSHAMADRIGRLIEVLDSEIAEIEADISALIKAEPEIADDARLMRSLPGVGPVACMQLIAKMPELGHVGAKQIAALAGLAPFNVDSGAFRGKRKIAGGRKRVRDALYMAALNAVRRADPFKVFYARLRQAGKPAKLALIAVARKLLTVLNAMMRDRKPYLKAKPT
- a CDS encoding DUF2336 domain-containing protein — encoded protein: MSKADLSIIDEVESAIRMGSPEKGLETARRVTDLFLSSAGSFDDAQIALFDDVLERLIGTIELRAIADIGARVALAEISAQLAPIAQAPPSVIRRLANHDEIRIAGPVLQESARLDDGELLKIASSKGEPHLLAVAGRWWLKEIVTDALLARRYPSVSRRLAANPGARVSGNGFAVIVGQAEADPELAISVGVRVDLPSDLRRQLLRSATDVVRTRLLSRAPPHLFEEIQSAIAAVTVGVAREMSGVRDFEGAKRAIANLKATGQLGEATLLGFATQRRYEETAAALAALSGSTVEVIRPLMQSLRDDGLLVPCKAAQLSWETTAAVLESRFATGAMKSTDLARAQGHYARMTPENARRTLRFWQVRAS
- a CDS encoding RluA family pseudouridine synthase, with protein sequence MLDVPELTAEEILSRVLHRDGLMLVINKPAGLPVHRGPKGGPNLEDSFDALRFGLPRPPVLAHRLDKDTSGCLVLGRHRKATASLGLLFKHGKIGKTYWTVVEGGPAEDEGSIDMPLGRLNAERGWWQKPDPEGQKAITNWKVLGRGDGFTWLAMEPVTGRTHQLRVHSAATGWPIFGDNIYGNGPRFGEPKLHLHSREIVVPISRNKEPVRVVAPAPSHMHEKLRACGWNGE
- the ftsY gene encoding signal recognition particle-docking protein FtsY; translated protein: MNDTSETPKLSWWRRLSNGLKRTSSSLGTAVADLVTKRKLDRAMLDDIEDVLLRADLGTQVAVRIADAVGAGRYDKAISADEVKDVVATEVEKVLAPVAKPLEIDRGKKPFVILVVGVNGSGKTTTIGKLSQKFASEGRKVMLAAGDTFRAAAIEQLKVWGERTRTPVIAGAQGSDSASLAFNALTAAKEQNIDVLLIDTAGRLQNKAELMNELEKVVRVIRKVDDTAPHAVLLVLDATVGQNALSQVEAFHRTAGVTGLVMTKLDGTARGGILVALAEKFKLPVHFIGVGEGVDDLAPFTARDFARAIAGIES